Proteins encoded together in one Camelina sativa cultivar DH55 chromosome 9, Cs, whole genome shotgun sequence window:
- the LOC104714261 gene encoding probable leucine-rich repeat receptor-like protein kinase At5g49770, with translation MVASNTVTATSRLLLICFAYSFSVLSMTSSVTDPRDAASLRSLMDQWDNTPPSWGGSDDPCGTPWEGVSCNNSRITALGLSTMGLKGRLSGDIGELAELRSLDISFNPGLTGSLTSRLGDLPKLNILILAGCGFTGSIPNEIGYLKDLSFLALNSNNFTGKIPASLGNLTKVYWLDLADNQLTGPIPISSGSSPGLDLLLKAKHFHFNKNQLSGTIPPKLFSSEMILIHVLFDGNQFTGSIPSTLGLVQTLEVLRLDRNTLTGKVPENLSNLTNIIELNLAHNKLVGSLPDLSDMKSMNYVDLSNNSFDPSESPLWFSTLPSLTTLVMEYGSLQGPLPNKLFGFPQLQQVKLKKNAFNGTLSLGDTVGPQLQLVDLQDNDISSVTLSSGYTNTLILVGNPVCTTALSNTNYCQIQQQQAKRIYSTSLANCGGKSCPSDQKISPQSCECAYPYEGTLYFRGPMFRDLSNVNTYHSLEMSLWVKLGLTPGSVSLQNPFFNNDDYLQIQLALFPPMGKYFNRTEVQRIGFDLSNQTYKPPPLFGPYYFIASPYTFPAEGNGHSLSSRMVIGIITGCSALVLCLVALGIYAMWQKRRAEEAIGLSRPFVSWASSGKDSGGAPQLKGARWFSYEELKKITNNFSVSSELGYGGYGKVYKGMLQDGQMLAIKRAQQGSTQGGLEFKTEIELLSRVHHKNLVGLVGFCFEQGEQILVYEYMSNGSLKDSLTGRSGIVLDWKRRLRVALGSARGLAYLHELADPPIIHRDVKSTNILLDENLTAKVADFGLSKLVSDCTKGHVSTQVKGTLGYLDPEYYTTQKLTEKSDVYSFGVVMMELITAKQPIEKGKYIVREIKLVMNKSDNEYYGLRDKMDRSLRDAGALPELGRYMELALKCVDETASERPTMSEVVKEIEMIIQNSGTTSSSSSASASSSATEFGVVKGGEKLLYGGSLRKKEAQEGEFDYSGGYSVPTKIEPK, from the exons ATGGTGGCTTCCAACACCGTAACCGCTACATCACGGCTGCTCTTGATCTGTTTTGCTTACTCGTTCAGTGTCTTGTCAATGACTTCCTCAGTCACTGACCCTCGTGATG CGGCCTCTCTGCGTTCTTTGATGGATCAATGGGACAACACACCGCCTAGTTGGGGAGGTTCTGATGATCCTTGTGGAACTCCTTGGGAAGGTGTCTCCTGCAACAACTCTAGAATCACTGCATT GGGTTTGTCAACAATGGGTCTCAAAGGAAGACTTAGTGGGGACATTGGAGAACTAGCTGAACTAAGATCCTT GGACATTTCATTTAATCCAGGTCTCACGGGTTCACTTACTTCTCGGTTAGGAGACCTGCCAAAGCTTAACATCCT TATCCTTGCTGGCTGTGGCTTCACTGGTAGCATCCCAAACGAGATTGGCTATCTCAAAGATCTATCTTTCTT GGCCTTGAACTCAAATAACTTCACGGGTAAAATTCCAGCATCTCTAGGAAACCTCACCAAGGTTTATTGGTTGGATCTTGCGGATAATCAGTTGACAGGACCCATTCCAATTTCATCAGGCTCTAGTCCTGGTCTTGATCTTCTTTTAAAAGCCAAACACTT TCATTTCAACAAGAATCAGCTCTCAGGCACAATTCCACCAAAACTTTTCAGCTCTGAGATGATACTGATCCATGT ATTATTCGATGGAAACCAATTCACAGGGAGCATACCTTCCACTTTAGGACTCGTTCAGACACTAGAGGTTCT TCGGCTTGACAGAAACACTCTGACCGGGAAAGTTCCAGAAAATCTCAGTAATCTCACAAATATCATTGAACT GAACTTAGCTCACAACAAGCTTGTAGGATCTTTGCCAGATTTGTCAGACATGAAGTCAATGAACTACGT AGATCTCAGCAATAACTCATTTGATCCATCAGAGTCTCCTCTATGGTTCTCAACCTTACCTTCACTGACCACACT TGTGATGGAATATGGATCTCTTCAAGGACCATTGCCTAATAAACTCTTTGGGTTTCCACAGCTTCAACAAGT GAAACTGAAAAAGAACGCATTCAATGGAACACTGAGCTTAGGAGACACAGTAGGTCCACAACTCCAACTTGTTGATCTGCAAGATAACGACATTTCCTCAGTAACTCTTAGCTCCGGATATACTAATACATTAAT ACTCGTAGGAAACCCTGTATGCACAACAGCTCTCTCAAACACAAACTACTGCCAGATTCAGCAGCAACAAGCCAAACGAATATACTCAACCAGTCTTGCTAACTGCGGAGGAAAATCTTGTCCATCAGACCAAAAGATTAGCCCTCAGAGCTGTGAATGCGCCTACCCTTATGAAGGAACACTATACTTCCGAGGGCCTATGTTCAGAGACCTGTCCAATGTGAATACATACCATTCACTGGAGATGAGCTTGTGGGTGAAACTAGGACTTACTCCAGGCTCGGTATCTCTACAAAACCCTTTCTTCAACAATGATGATTATCTTCAGATACAGTTGGCCCTTTTCCCACCTATGGGCAAGTATTTTAACAGAACTGAAGTCCAGAGAATTGGATTTGACTTGAGTAACCAAACATACAAACCTCCTCCTTTGTTTGGACCTTACTACTTCATTGCATCTCCCTACACTTTCCCAG CTGAAGGTAACGGACATTCCTTGAGCTCTCGGATGGTCATTGGGATAATAACTGGTTGCAGCGCTTTGGTCCTGTGCCTTGTTGCGCTAGGAATATATGCAATGTGGCAAAAGAGACGTGCAGAGGAAGCTATCGGTTTGAGTAGACCATTTG TTTCATGGGCATCGAGTGGAAAAGACAGCGGTGGTGCACCGCAGCTGAAAGGGGCACGTTGGTTCTCCTACGAAGAACTCAAGAAGATCACGAACAATTTCTCTGTCAGCAGTGAGCTGGGTTATGGAGGTTATGGAAAG GTGTATAAAGGAATGCTTCAAGATGGACAAATGTTGGCGATCAAAAGAGCACAACAAGGATCAACACAAGGAGGGCTCGAGTTCAAAACAGAGATTGAGTTGCTTTCTCGAGTTCATCACAAGAACCTGGTTGGGCTTGTCGGCTTTTGCTTCGAACAAGGCGAGCAGATTCTGGTCTACGAGTACATGTCCAACGGATCACTAAAAGATAGCTTAACTG GGCGATCCGGTATTGTGCTGGATTGGAAAAGAAGGCTGAGAGTGGCTCTAGGATCAGCAAGAGGACTTGCATACCTCCACGAATTGGCAGATCCTCCGATCATCCACAGGGACGTGAAGTCAACAAACATTCTTTTGGATGAGAATCTCACGGCCAAGGTTGCTGATTTTGGCTTGTCCAAGCTGGTTTCAGACTGCACCAAAGGCCATGTTTCAACACAAGTCAAAGGCACATTG GGATATTTGGATCCAGAATACTACACAACGCAGAAACTTACAGAGAAGAGTGATGTGTATAGCTTCGGTGTCGTAATGATGGAGCTGATCACGGCGAAACAGCCGATAGAGAAAGGCAAGTACATTGTTCGAGAGATCAAGCTTGTAATGAACAAGAGCGACAATGAATACTACGGACTAAGAGATAAGATGGATAGGTCGTTGAGAGACGCCGGAGCTCTACCAGAACTGGGACGGTATATGGAACTAGCCCTGAAATGCGTTGATGAGACGGCTTCTGAGAGGCCAACGATGAGTGAAGTGGTTAAAGAGATTGAGATGATCATCCAGAATAGTGGGACAACGAGTAGTAGCTCCTCTGCATCTGCGTCGTCTTCAGCTACAGAATTTGGTGTCGTGAAGGGCGGAGAGAAGCTTTTGTACGGTGGTAGTTTACGGAAGAAAGAAGCACAAGAGGGAGAGTTTGATTATAGCGGTGGCTACTCTGTTCCGACCAAGATAGAGCCCAAGTAA
- the LOC104714258 gene encoding sodium/hydrogen exchanger 6-like isoform X1: protein MSSELQISPAIHDPQGQEKQQQAAGVGILLQIMMLVLSFVLGHVLRRHKFYYLPEASASLLIGLIVGGLANISNTETSIRTWFNFHDEFFFLFLLPPIIFQSGFSLQPKPFFSNFGAIVTFSVLGTFVASMVTGLLVYLGGLMFLMYRLPLVECLMFGSLISATDPVTVLSIFQELGSDVNLYALVFGESVLNDAMAISLYRTMSLVRSHSSGQNFFMVIVRFLETFVGSMSAGVGVGFTSALLFKYAGLDVDNLQNLECCLFVLFPYFSYMLAEGLSLSGIVSILFTGIVMKHYTYSNLSANSQRFVSAFFHLISSLAETFVFIYMGFDIAMEKHSWSHLGFIFFSILFIVIARAANVFGCGYLVNLARPAHRKIPMTHQKALWYSGLRGAMAFALALQSVHDLPEGHGQTIFTATTAIVVLTVLLIGGSTGTMLEALEVVGDSHDTSLGDGFEVVNSRYMTSYDDDEDTPSGSGFRTKLREFHKSAASFTELDKNYLTPFFTSNNGDYDDEDNIEQHHEERIPFTRRGNLNNRG, encoded by the exons ATGTCGTCGGAGCTGCAGATTTCGCCGGCGATTCACGACCCGCAAGGGCAAGAAAAGCAGCAGCAAGCCGCCGGAGTCGGGATTTTGCTTCAGATCATGATGCTTGTCCTCTCTTTTGTACTCGGTCATGTCCTTCGCCGTCATAAGTTCTATTATCTACCTGAAGCTTCTGCTTCTCTTCTAATcg GGCTGATCGTTGGTGGTTTAGCGAACATCTCGAACACGGAGACTAGCATTAG GACATGGTTCAATTTCCACGATGAGttcttctttctgtttctgCTGCCTCCCATCATATT CCAGTCTGGCTTCAGTTTGCAACCT AAACCTTTCTTTTCAAACTTTGGAGCCATTGTCACTTTTTCAGTGCTTGGAACTTTTGTAGCTTCCATGGTTACTGGATTGCTAGT GTACCTTGGCGGTTTGATGTTTCTCATGTACAGACTTCCATTGGTCGAGTGTCTCATGTTTGGCTCTCTTATCTCGGCCACTGATCCTGTCACTGTATTGTCTATATTTCAG GAACTTGGTTCAGATGTAAATTTGTATGCCCTGGTGTTTGGAGAATCGGTTTTAAATGATGCT ATGGCGATATCTCTGTACAG GACAATGTCCTTGGTGAGAAGTCATTCCTCTGGACAGAATTTCTTTATGGTGATAGTCAGGTTTCTCGAAACGTTTGTCGGTTCAATGTCTGCAG GTGTTGGAGTTGGATTCACCTCTGCTCTC CTATTCAAGTATGCAGGACTGGATGTTGACAA TCTGCAGAACTTGGAGTGCTGCCTCTTCGTGCTTTTTCCATATTTCTC ATACATGCTTGCTGAAGGTCTCAGTCTATCTGGCATCGTATCGATTCTATTTACTGGGATT GTCATGAAACATTATACCTACTCAAACTTGTCTGCAAATTCTCAGCGATTTGTGTCTGCGTTTTTTCATCTGATATCTTCACTGGCAGAGACTTTTGT GTTCATCTACATGGGTTTTGATATTGCCATGGAAAAGCATAGTTGGTCACACTTGggattcatctttttctctatt TTATTTATCGTAATTGCAAG GGCAGCTAATGTGTTTGGTTGTGGATATTTGGTCAATCTGGCACGGCCTGCTCATAGGAAAATACCAATGACGCATCAGAAAGCACTTTGGTACAGTG GACTTCGAGGTGCTATGGCTTTTGCTCTTGCTCTGCAATCTGTTCACGATCTCCCAGAAGGACATGGTCAAACTATATTTACTGCAACGACAGCCATTGTTGTTCTGACG GTGTTGCTGATTGGAGGATCCACTGGTACAATGCTTGAAGCCCTAGAGGTTGTAGGTGATAGCCACGATACATCCTTAGGTGAT GGTTTTGAGGTGGTGAACAGTCGTTATATGACTagttatgatgatgatgaagatacaCCGTCAGGAAGTGGATTCAGAACAAAACTAAGAGAGTTCCATAAGAG CGCGGCATCATTCACAGAACTAGATAAGAACTATCTAACACCGTTCTTCACAAGTAACAACGGAGATTATGATGATGAGGATAACATAGAGCAACACCATG AAGAACGAATCCCATTTACTAGAAGAGGAAATCTGAATAACCGAGGCTAA
- the LOC104714258 gene encoding sodium/hydrogen exchanger 6-like isoform X2, giving the protein MSSELQISPAIHDPQGQEKQQQAAGVGILLQIMMLVLSFVLGHVLRRHKFYYLPEASASLLIGLIVGGLANISNTETSIRTWFNFHDEFFFLFLLPPIIFQSGFSLQPKPFFSNFGAIVTFSVLGTFVASMVTGLLVYLGGLMFLMYRLPLVECLMFGSLISATDPVTVLSIFQELGSDVNLYALVFGESVLNDAMAISLYRTMSLVRSHSSGQNFFMVIVRFLETFVGSMSAGVGVGFTSALLFKYAGLDVDNLQNLECCLFVLFPYFSYMLAEGLSLSGIVSILFTGIVMKHYTYSNLSANSQRFVSAFFHLISSLAETFVFIYMGFDIAMEKHSWSHLGFIFFSILFIVIARAANVFGCGYLVNLARPAHRKIPMTHQKALWYSGLRGAMAFALALQSVHDLPEGHGQTIFTATTAIVVLTVLLIGGSTGTMLEALEVVGDSHDTSLGDGFEVVNSRYMTSYDDDEDTPSGSGFRTKLREFHKSAASFTELDKNYLTPFFTSNNGDYDDEDNIEQHHEERIPFTRRGNLNNRG; this is encoded by the exons ATGTCGTCGGAGCTGCAGATTTCGCCGGCGATTCACGACCCGCAAGGGCAAGAAAAGCAGCAGCAAGCCGCCGGAGTCGGGATTTTGCTTCAGATCATGATGCTTGTCCTCTCTTTTGTACTCGGTCATGTCCTTCGCCGTCATAAGTTCTATTATCTACCTGAAGCTTCTGCTTCTCTTCTAATcg GGCTGATCGTTGGTGGTTTAGCGAACATCTCGAACACGGAGACTAGCATTAG GACATGGTTCAATTTCCACGATGAGttcttctttctgtttctgCTGCCTCCCATCATATT CCAGTCTGGCTTCAGTTTGCAACCT AAACCTTTCTTTTCAAACTTTGGAGCCATTGTCACTTTTTCAGTGCTTGGAACTTTTGTAGCTTCCATGGTTACTGGATTGCTAGT GTACCTTGGCGGTTTGATGTTTCTCATGTACAGACTTCCATTGGTCGAGTGTCTCATGTTTGGCTCTCTTATCTCGGCCACTGATCCTGTCACTGTATTGTCTATATTTCAG GAACTTGGTTCAGATGTAAATTTGTATGCCCTGGTGTTTGGAGAATCGGTTTTAAATGATGCT ATGGCGATATCTCTGTACAG GACAATGTCCTTGGTGAGAAGTCATTCCTCTGGACAGAATTTCTTTATGGTGATAGTCAGGTTTCTCGAAACGTTTGTCGGTTCAATGTCTGCAG GTGTTGGAGTTGGATTCACCTCTGCTCTC CTATTCAAGTATGCAGGACTGGATGTTGACAA TCTGCAGAACTTGGAGTGCTGCCTCTTCGTGCTTTTTCCATATTTCTC ATACATGCTTGCTGAAGGTCTCAGTCTATCTGGCATCGTATCGATTCTATTTACTGGGATT GTCATGAAACATTATACCTACTCAAACTTGTCTGCAAATTCTCAGCGATTTGTGTCTGCGTTTTTTCATCTGATATCTTCACTGGCAGAGACTTTTGT GTTCATCTACATGGGTTTTGATATTGCCATGGAAAAGCATAGTTGGTCACACTTGggattcatctttttctctatt TTATTTATCGTAATTGCAAG GGCAGCTAATGTGTTTGGTTGTGGATATTTGGTCAATCTGGCACGGCCTGCTCATAGGAAAATACCAATGACGCATCAGAAAGCACTTTGGTACAGTG GACTTCGAGGTGCTATGGCTTTTGCTCTTGCTCTGCAATCTGTTCACGATCTCCCAGAAGGACATGGTCAAACTATATTTACTGCAACGACAGCCATTGTTGTTCTGACG GTGTTGCTGATTGGAGGATCCACTGGTACAATGCTTGAAGCCCTAGAGGTTGTAGGTGATAGCCACGATACATCCTTAGGTGAT GGTTTTGAGGTGGTGAACAGTCGTTATATGACTagttatgatgatgatgaagatacaCCGTCAGGAAGTGGATTCAGAACAAAACTAAGAGAGTTCCATAAGAG CGCGGCATCATTCACAGAACTAGATAAGAACTATCTAACACCGTTCTTCACAAGTAACAACGGAGATTATGATGATGAGGATAACATAGAGCAACACCATG AAGAACGAATCCCATTTACTAGAAGAGGAAATCTAAATAACCGAGGCTAA
- the LOC104714260 gene encoding putative F-box/LRR-repeat protein 23, producing the protein MASKKSKIASSSSSSSSSSCNWAELPPELISSILIRLSTVDILKAQMVCRSWRRVSKDPSMWRIIELELISEDMCRRAIDLSDGGLIEIFIGVKNLGEAILAYMADRSSLLRSLTLSCRSCYSFFPEEIFLEAVVKFPLLEYLHVPSFIFSRESLRVVGKSCPNLKTLKLHHPPSSRVADDSIAIIIADSMPGLRHLDLCGHPLSNMGLKAILDGCPHLECLDLRKCFHIDLSGNLEKRCLERIKYLRRPNDYPPETEEESYLLDILSDSGLLDPPSD; encoded by the exons ATGGCTtcgaaaaaaagtaaaatagcatcgtcatcatcatcgtcatcgtcgtcgtcatgCAACTGGGCGGAGCTTCCGCCGGAGTTAATTTCTTCGATTTTAATCCGACTGAGCACGGTTGATATACTGAAAGCTCAGATGGTGTGCAGATCGTGGCGACGCGTCTCTAAAGACCCATCGATGTGGCGGATAATCGAATTGGAACTAATCTCTGAAGATATGTGTCGTCGCGCCATTGATCTCAGCGATGGTGGTTTGATCGAGATCTTTATTGGTGTTAAGAACTTGGGTGAAGCTATCCTCGCATACATGGCCGATAG GTCAAGTCTTCTGAGAAGCCTTACACTATCATGTCGATCATGTTACTCTTTCTTTCCAGAGGAGATTTTTCTCGAAGCAGTTGTGAAATTTCCATTGCTTGAGTACCTCCATGTTCCAAGCTTCATATTTTCAAGAGAGTCTCTGAGAGTTGTAGGCAAGTCTTGTCCAAATCTGAAAACGTTGAAGCTACACCACCCCCCTTCCTCCCGTGTTGCTGATGATTCGATAGCCATAATAATTGCAGACAGCATGCCCGGACTACGCCACCTCGACCTTTGCGGACACCCTCTATCTAACATGGGCTTGAAAGCCATTCTTGACGGTTGTCCTCACCTGGAATGCCTAGATTTACGCAAGTGTTTTCACATTGACCTTTCAGGGAATCTGGAGAAGCGGTGTTTGGAGAGGATCAAATATTTGAGACGCCCCAATGACTACCCaccagaaacagaagaagagtcCTATCTTCTTGATATTTTGTCAGATTCAGGATTGCTTGATCCCCCCTCTGATTGA
- the LOC104714262 gene encoding probable protein phosphatase 2C 18 isoform X1 translates to MGLCYSVDRTTGKEPGETSTTASATETADERLGSGRWRRPRDLMGGGEIEQVLGRFVSNGSSKVACLYTQQGKKGTNQDAMLVFENFCSIDDTVFCGVFDGHGPFGHMVAKKVRDTLPFTLSTQLKMASESEQSGLVMKENDLQIKGTEEEEEEEVQKSESVTTMDEQWCELNPNENNDELPEMYLPLKHALLKSCQQIDKELKMHPTIDCFCSGTTSVTLIKQGEHLVVGNIGDSRAVLATRDEDNALLAVQLTVDLKPDLPGESARIQKCKGRVFALQDEPEVARVWLPNSDSPGLAMARAFGDFCLKDYGLISVPDINYRRLTEQDQFIILASDGVWDVLSNKEAVDIVASAPSRSTAARALVDTAVRSWRIKYPTSKNDDCTVVCLFLQDSSAAVEVSSNVMKHSLKEDPIESVSNSISKEDDEIVPVKEEKIPVSCGVESKMMTMTLAECISVAQDDEEWSALEGLTRVNSLLSIPRFFSGELRSTSWRKWL, encoded by the exons ATGGGTCTGTGTTATTCAGTAGATCGAACCACTGGGAAGGAACCTGGAGAAACCAGCACCACCGCCTCTGCGACGGAGACGGCTGATGAGAGGTTAGGCTCCGGACGGTGGCGGCGGCCGAGAGATTTAATGGGCGGCGGCGAAATCGAGCAGGTTTTGGGTCGCTTTGTTTCCAATGGTTCTAGTAAGGTTGCATGTCTTTACACTCAGCAAGGGAAGAAAGGGACTAACCAAGACGCCATGCTTGTCTTTGAG AACTTTTGCTCGATAGATGATACAGTGTTTTGTGGTGTGTTCGATGGACATGGACCATTTGGTCATATGGTTGCCAAGAAAGTCCGAGATACATTGCCCTTCACACTCTCAACCCAATTGAAAATGGCCTCAGAATCGGAACAAAGCGGGTTAGTGATGAAGGAGAATGATTTGCAAATCAAAggtacagaggaagaagaagaagaagaagtgcaGAAATCTGAGTCCGTTACTACTATGGATGAGCAATGGTGTGAGCTAAATCCAAATGAGAACAATGATGAACTTCCCGAGATGTATCTGCCTCTTAAACATGCGTTGCTTAAGTCTTGTCAGCAGATAGATAAAGAGCTTAAAATGCATCCAACTATTGATTGCTTCTGCAGCGGAACAACTTCAGTCACTTTGATCAAGCAG GGTGAGCATTTGGTGGTTGGAAATATTGGTGACTCGAGAGCCGTTCTTGCCACAAGAGATGAAGACAATGCTTTGCTCGCTGTACAGTTAACTGTAGACTTAAAACCGGATCTGCCAG GTGAATCAGCGAGAATCCAGAAATGTAAAGGAAGAGTCTTTGCATTGCAAGACGAGCCTGAGGTAGCTCGTGTATGGTTACCAAACAGTGATTCACCTGGTTTAGCAATGGCTCGAGCTTTTGGAGACTTTTGTCTTAAAGACTACGGATTAATCTCTGTTCCAGATATCAATTACCGCCGCCTCACTGAACAAGACCAATTCATTATTCTTGCTAGCGATGGG GTATGGGATGTGTTGTCAAACAAAGAAGCTGTTGATATAGTTGCTTCAGCTCCTAGTAGAAGTACAGCGGCTCGAGCTCTAGTGGACACAGCGGTTCGATCATGGAGAATCAAGTATCCAACTTCCAAGAACGATGATTGTACTGTAGTCTGCCTCTTTCTACAAGATTCATCAGCAGCCGTGGAAGTTTCAAGCAATGTAATGAAGCATTCACTCAAAGAAGATCCCATAGAGAGTGTTAGTAACAGTATAAGCAAGGAGGATGACGAGATTGTCCCcgttaaagaagagaaaatccCTGTGAGTTGCGGGGTTGAGTCGAAGATGATGACAATGACACTTGCGGAGTGTATTTCGGTTGCACAGGATGATGAGGAATGGTCTGCTTTGGAAGGGTTGACGAGAGTGAATAGTCTCTTGAGCATTCCAAGGTTCTTCTCTGGTGAGCTTAGATCAACTAGTTGGAGAAAATGGTTGTGA